The Leptospira paudalimensis region TAAAATTTGAAACCGTATCTGGTGAATTCACTCCACAAGAAATTGCAGCTCGTGTCCTTCAAAAAATGAAGAAAACAGCAGAAGACTTTCTTGGTCATGAAGTAAAAAAAGCAGTAGTTACTGTTCCTGCTTACTTCAATGACGAACAAAGACAAGCAACTAAAGACGCTGGTCGTATTGCTGGCCTAGAAGTAGAACGTATCATCAATGAACCAACTGCTGCGGCTCTTGCTTATGGTTTTGATAAGAAAAAAACCAATGCAAAGATCGCTGTATACGACTTAGGTGGTGGAACATTTGACGTTTCGATCCTTGAACTTGGTGACGGTGTATTTGAAGTAAAATCCACAAATGGAGACACTCATCTTGGTGGAGACGACTTTGATAACGTGGTCATGCAATGGATGATTGACGAATTCAAAAAACAAACTGGAATTGATATTTCTGGAGATAAAAACACAGTACAACGATTGAAAGAAGCTGCTGAAAAAGCTAAAATTGAGTTGTCTGGAACATCTTCCACTCAGATCAACCTTCCATTCATCACGGCTGATGCGTCTGGTCCAAAACACTTGGATATGACTCTCACCAAAGCAAAGTTTGATGAAATCACAAGATCTCTTGTGGAAAGAACTCGTATTCCATGTATCAATGCATTAAAAGATGCAGGTCTTACTGCTAGTGAAATTGATGAAGTCATCCTTGTGGGTGGATCCATTCGTATCCCTGCAGTCCAAGCACTTGTAAAAGAAATTTTTGGGAAAGAACCAAATAAATCTGTGAACCCTGATGAAGTGGTAGCAGTTGGTGCGGCGATCCAAGGTGGTGTTCTTGCTGGTGATGTAACAGATGTATTGTTACTCGATGTTACTCCACTTTCTCTTGGAATTGAAACTCTTGGTGGTGTGATGACAAAACTCATCGAAAGAAACACAACCATTCCTACAAGAAAATCCCAAGTATTCTCCACTGCGGCAGACAACCAAACAACCGTTTCCGTTCACGTATTACAGGGGGAACGAGAAATGGCAAGTGCCAACAGGACACTTGGTCGTTTTGACTTAGTAGGAATTCCTTCTGCTCCGCGCGGAGTTCCACAAATCGAAGTGACTTTTGATATCGACGCAAACGGTATTGTTCATGTATCTGCAAAAGATTTGGGAACTGGTAAAGAACAAAAGATTCGCATTGAATCTTCTTCCGGACTCTCTGAAGAAGAAATTAAAAAGATGGTAAAAGATGCAGAAGCTCACGCTGAAGAAGATAAAAAACTTCGCGAAGCTGCTGACACTAAAAACGAATTGGAAGCAATCGTTTACCAATTGGAAAAAACCATCGGTGAATCCGCTGACAAACTCGATGAATCAGAAAAACAAAGAGCTCAGGACGAAATCAAACGCGGCCGTGAAGCAATGGAATCTGGTGACCTCGAACGTATGAAAGCATCTAGAGATTCGATCCAACAAGTTGCGATGCAAATTGGACAAAAAATCTATAGCCAAGCAGGTCCTGAACAAGGAGCTCCTGGTGCAGAAGCTGGTGCGGGTGCAAACCAAGGCACTGCTGGTTCCAATGCAAGTGGCGAGAAGGTAGTCGATGCTGATTACACTGTCGTTGATGAAGACAAAAAATAAATAAAGATAAAGAAGAAAAACAATGAGCGACCGTGGTTACTACGAAGTATTAGGCGTTTCGAAAGGTGCCTCTGATGATGAGATCAAGAGCGCCTATCGTAAGTTAGCCATCAAATATCACCCTGATAAAAATAAGGGTGATAAAGAAGCGGAAGAAAAATTCAAAGAGGCAACAGAAGCCTACGAAGTGTTACGCGATCCGCAAAAACGCCAAGCTTATGACCAATTTGGAAAAGCTGGTGTAAATGCGGGTGCAGGAGGAGGGTATGGAGCAGGAGCTTATACCGACTTCTCGGATATCTTTGGAGATTTTGGTGATATCTTCAGTGAATTTTTTGGAGGCGGAGGTGGTGGCGGTAGCCGCGGTGGTGGAAGAAGATCTGGTCCTCAAAGGGGATCAGATCTCCGTTATAATTTAGAGGTTAGTTTAGAAGATGCTGCTCTTGGAAAAGAATATAAAATTGAAATTCCAAGACTCGAAACCTGTGTTGATTGTTCGGGTTCAGGCGCATCCAAAGGATCTTCTCCAACTGTTTGTCCAGATTGTTCTGGAACGGGACAAGTGCGAAGAACCCAAGGATTTTTTAGTGTGACAACCACTTGCCCACGTTGTAAAGGAAAGGGAAAGGTCATTTCCAATCCTTGTAAGACTTGTAAAGGTGAGGGCCTAACAGAGAAAAGACGAACCATACATATCAAAATCCCTGCGGGTGTAGAATCGGGAAGCCGACTTAAAGTTTCCGGCGAAGGGGAATCCGGTCCAAACGGAGGCCCAAGTGGTGATTTATACGTAGTCACTCATATTAAAAAACACCCAACGTTTGAACGCCAAGGAAATGACCTCATCGTTCAAAAATCCATTTCTTTATCCATGGCTTGCCTTGGTGGAGAGATTGAAGTGCCTTCCATTGATGGAAAAACCATCCAATTGAAAATCCCAGAAGGGACGGAAAGTGGACAAATTTTCCGCTTGAAAGGACACGGAATTCCATACCTCGGTTCTTATGGAAAAGGGGACCAACATGTGATCATCAAAGTCGAAATTCCTAAG contains the following coding sequences:
- the dnaJ gene encoding molecular chaperone DnaJ encodes the protein MSDRGYYEVLGVSKGASDDEIKSAYRKLAIKYHPDKNKGDKEAEEKFKEATEAYEVLRDPQKRQAYDQFGKAGVNAGAGGGYGAGAYTDFSDIFGDFGDIFSEFFGGGGGGGSRGGGRRSGPQRGSDLRYNLEVSLEDAALGKEYKIEIPRLETCVDCSGSGASKGSSPTVCPDCSGTGQVRRTQGFFSVTTTCPRCKGKGKVISNPCKTCKGEGLTEKRRTIHIKIPAGVESGSRLKVSGEGESGPNGGPSGDLYVVTHIKKHPTFERQGNDLIVQKSISLSMACLGGEIEVPSIDGKTIQLKIPEGTESGQIFRLKGHGIPYLGSYGKGDQHVIIKVEIPKKLSKKQRELMEEFARESGEKVGSGGKSKLFFR
- the dnaK gene encoding molecular chaperone DnaK, whose amino-acid sequence is MSKEKIIGIDLGTTNSCVAVMEGGDPVVIQNSEGARTTPSIVAFTAKGETIVGQFAKNQAITNAVNTIRSAKRFIGRRFNEAGDEAKMVSYKVIRAGNDGVKFETVSGEFTPQEIAARVLQKMKKTAEDFLGHEVKKAVVTVPAYFNDEQRQATKDAGRIAGLEVERIINEPTAAALAYGFDKKKTNAKIAVYDLGGGTFDVSILELGDGVFEVKSTNGDTHLGGDDFDNVVMQWMIDEFKKQTGIDISGDKNTVQRLKEAAEKAKIELSGTSSTQINLPFITADASGPKHLDMTLTKAKFDEITRSLVERTRIPCINALKDAGLTASEIDEVILVGGSIRIPAVQALVKEIFGKEPNKSVNPDEVVAVGAAIQGGVLAGDVTDVLLLDVTPLSLGIETLGGVMTKLIERNTTIPTRKSQVFSTAADNQTTVSVHVLQGEREMASANRTLGRFDLVGIPSAPRGVPQIEVTFDIDANGIVHVSAKDLGTGKEQKIRIESSSGLSEEEIKKMVKDAEAHAEEDKKLREAADTKNELEAIVYQLEKTIGESADKLDESEKQRAQDEIKRGREAMESGDLERMKASRDSIQQVAMQIGQKIYSQAGPEQGAPGAEAGAGANQGTAGSNASGEKVVDADYTVVDEDKK